ATCAAAGCCATACCAAAGCGCTCGAGGCAATTCGATCTGGGCGTTTTGAGAAAGAAATCATTCCATTCAAGATCAGCACGAAGAAGGGTGACATCGAGTTTAAGGTTGATGAAGGCGTTCGTCCAGATATCTCCTTGGAGTCGCTGGCAAAATTAAAACCGGTTTTCAAGAAAGATGGCATCGTCACAGCGGGAAACGCGTCACAGATCAGTGACGGGGCCGCAGCGGTCGTCGTCGCCTCGCGAGAATTCGCGGAGGAAAGGGGGATTAAACCGATGGCGACGATCATCGATTATAACACTGGTGGGGTTAAACCAGAATATATCATGGAAGCGCCGATTCCAACGGTTAGGGCGCTTCTCAAGAGAAATAATATGACTATCGATCACATCGATCTCTTCGAACACAACGAAGCCTTCGCGACGGCCTCCGTTGCCGTTAAGCGAGAACTGAATATTCCCGAAGAAATATTCAACGTTAACGGTGGAGCGGTGGCACTCGGTCACCCAATCGGGTGCAGTGGTGCGAGAGTTCTGACAACGCTTCTCTACGCGATGCACGATAGAAATAAGGAAACTGGTTTGGCAACGTTATGCCTTGGCGGTGGAAACGCCGTCGCCATGATCGTTAAAAAATAAAAGACAATGACGGTTTGGGGGGAATGAGATGAAGACGGTTGATGGTGTAAGAAAGATTGGCATTGTTGGCGCGGGGACTATGGGCAGTGGTATCGCGCAGGTCGCTGCGCAAAGTGGGTAC
This region of Methanomassiliicoccales archaeon genomic DNA includes:
- a CDS encoding acetyl-CoA C-acetyltransferase — protein: MKEVVILSAVRTAVGKFGGALKDIPVYDLGAHVIKESVARAQLEPTDIQECIMGICLPAGVGQNPARMAAIRAGLPYEIGALNISKMCGSGLKAVMLAANAIKAGEYDVIVAGGMENMSAAPYLLPQARWGYRMNDGKVVDHMIFDGLLDSNTGMLMGMTGEIVAEKYGVTREDADLLAYQSHTKALEAIRSGRFEKEIIPFKISTKKGDIEFKVDEGVRPDISLESLAKLKPVFKKDGIVTAGNASQISDGAAAVVVASREFAEERGIKPMATIIDYNTGGVKPEYIMEAPIPTVRALLKRNNMTIDHIDLFEHNEAFATASVAVKRELNIPEEIFNVNGGAVALGHPIGCSGARVLTTLLYAMHDRNKETGLATLCLGGGNAVAMIVKK